A window of Candidatus Dadabacteria bacterium genomic DNA:
TATTGATTTTACGGGATGTTTTCCGGTTGTCGTCTCGCCCGAGAGCATAAGGGCGTCGACTTCCTCATAGACCGCGTTTGAAACGTCAGTTACTTCCGCCCGGGTAGGAATCGGGTTGTCGATCATCGATTCAAGAAGATGGGTGGCGACTATTACTCTTTTGCCTTTCTCCTGGCATTTGCCGACTATCACTCTTTGCACATCCGGCAGTTCCTCAATGCTTATCTCGATGCCGAGATCTCCTCTCGCAACCATAACAGCGTCCGATGCCTCAACGATTTCCTCAACGTTTCGCACCCCTTCCTGATCCTCAATCTTTGAGATGATTTTTATTTTCTCCCCATCAACTCCCAGCAGTTCCCTGAGTTTAAAAACGTCCTGTGCTTCCCTGACGAAGGAAAGGGCTATGTAATCCACTCCGTTTCTTGCTCCGAACTCTATGTCCGCCTTGTCCTTGTCCGTTATTGAAGGGAGATTGACTTTTACCCCGGGCAGATTGACATGGCGCTTGCTTTTCATGGTTCCGCCGTCGATAACTCTGCATTTCATGGTTCCGTGGTCCTTCTTGAGCACTTCAAGGTTTATGAGACCGTTGTCCACGGTTATTTTCTCGCCTACCTGCACTTCGTTGATAATGTCCTCGTAATTTATATGAATCGAGGACTCTTCGACGTCATCGGGTCTTACGGAAACCGTAATCACGTCTCCCTCGCTTATATGCAGGTCGCTTTGCAGAACCCCGGTTCTGATTTCCGGTCCCTGAGTGTCGAGTATAAGGGCGATTGAATCCCCAACTTCCCTGTTGATCGATTTCACCGTTTCGATTACTCCAAGGTGGCTTTCGTGAGTGCCGTGCGACATGTTGAGGCGCACGGCGTTCATTCCCGCCTCGTACATTTTCATCAACATTTCGTACGAACTTGTGGAGGGGCCGGCGGTGCAGATTATTTTCGTTTTTCTAAATGGTTTCATAGGCGGGGAAATATGTCGGGAAATTTAAAAAATGCAAAATCTTGTTAATCAAAAACTAATAATATGGAGACAGGACAAAGCGATTCCATTTAAATTCTAGAAATTATACTTTGAATTTGCAAGACTAGTTCGGTGATATTAAATCAAAAGGAAGTTTGCGCTAAGTGGTTATGAAACAAAAGAGCTTCGTGGTTGTAAAATGCCGAAAGCCTAAGTTCGCAAAGGCTGATGAGCACAAACTTTTTTCCTTGAGTTTTTCTTTTTCAGTATTTGTTGTATCTGTTTTGCGAGTTCTTCCGGCACCTTTTCTTCTTTTCCGAGTGAAAGAAGCAACCTGAAAAAATCATTCTTTAGGGTGTCTTTTGAGTGATGTCTATGAAGTTGCAACAAAACTTCACTGTGACATTCTCGAACCTTCAATCTGCTTTTGCAAGGGCAGGGAAGATGGCCACGGTAGCCATACTCGAAAAGAAAAGCGAGCATTGTTAATATGTTGACATGACTACCTAAGCCCAGATCATCTCTGTAATACTCAATAATTCCCTCAACACCATGTGCACGCTCGCCAAAAGGGTGCTGGCCGTACTTTTTCCAATAGCAGTAACCGTATAAATATGGAATAACTAGATGATTTACGAACCCGAGTAAGGACTCTTGTTCTAGGAAAAACAAGCGTTTCTCAATTGGGGTAGCCAGACAGAGGGTCCCATCTTGATTCAGGTGTTCATAGTTTTGGTCGATTTTTCCACCTATTTCTCTTACAACCGGAAGAACTTCTGGGTAAGCACTGGGAATAGCAAGTTCGATGTCAAAGCAGTCTGTAATCACTGGGAACCCATCGAAGGACGCTTCAAACGAAAGAGGACCTTTTATAACTGTTTTCCGGTTCTGAAGAGATATATCTGTAAGGCCTCTATGAGTTTTTTTTAATTCGCAAATTTGGCTTCCGACCTTATTCTTCATTCATTTAGTTTCTCCATGGCTTTCGTGGTCTGGAAATATGAATCTTCGGTGGGCTTTCGATTTCTCTAGGTGGTACTATCTGTTCCAAATTTCCCAGCACGGGTACACTGCCTAAAGCAGAAGTAAGAGTTCTTTGGACTTCATTTCGGTTATCTTTACCCAATATATCAACCAGATCTTCTTGTAGACACCTTAACCACATGAAGAAAGCCTCCGCTCTAGCATGATTATCTTCGTGCCACCTGTCTGCAAAGTTTTCCTCTGGATTAACCGGATTGCCTATATACCACTTCCCATCGGGAGTCCTCTTTATGGGGCTAATTGACTCTAGGGTTGGTTCAAGTGCTCGACCCTCAAACAGCGCTACGTGTGCACTTAAACTGGCCACGATGTTCTTCAGAGCGGAGTAAACATCTGATTCATTTCGATAAAAATATGCGGAGAGGGTTGTAATAATTATTGAGATTGGAGCATAGTCAACACGCTCTGCATTATTGAACTTAATATCACGGTGACGCTTCATAATTTGAATCGTGCGTTGAAGAGGGGTACGTACCAACTGATCTGGTACATCTTCAATTTTTGCATATATCTCGGGCACTCGATTTTGAATAAATTTCTTCTGCTCAGCATATACGAGGTCGAACGCAGGCTTGTTCCGGCCATCAAACCATAGACCATACCCTTTAGGGTCGCTTATTGACCATCTATAGAGGGAAAGAAATTTATTTGTTATTGCAATTGCTGTATTCAGATAGCCTTTTGGATAAGGGACTGATGGCAGAACATCTAAGTGAAAACCTACATTGTCTTCCTCAGAGTATATTAGAGTCCAGCACCTCTTGCCTTCCTCATCTAGCATTCTCTTATACCTGTCATGTTCTTTTAGCCTGTCACCGACTAACTGCTTTACGTACTCAGGCTTGGCCCACTCTTTTAGCAAGGGGATTTCGCACACAAGATCAATGTCATAATCTGCTTCAATACCGTTCCTTATTGGTCTTGTGACTGTGCCTAACCGAAATGAACCTTGTGGATAGATGTCTAACCCAGAATCACAAGATCCGGGGTAATCTCCGCCTTCCAGCCATTTTGCAACAGCTTGGTAGCGCTCGACAGCATCTTTGTACTTGACCGGGGAAATATCTAGGTCCCCTGCAACTTCGTTTAAAAAGTTAGAATATCTAGCTTCATCAATTCTCATTCTTAATCCTCCAACTTATAATATGGTTTGAAAGCTTCTACTGGTTTGTCGAAAAATATAGCTTCGAGGCTGGGTTGCCAGCTTCGCCCCTCGGAGTGGCCGAGTCCTTTTAAGTCTTGTATGGTCTTTGTGTCGTCCATTTTATAGGTGTTATATGGAACCGTCTGATTTACTCTGTATATAGCGGTACGTTCATGTTCATGACCCGTTAACAGTTTTGCGATACCCATAGCCCCCTGGGACTGTCCGTCCATGAATAGGTTAATAATTCTTGAGTTAAGCGTTCCGAGACCAGCGCGTTTTGGTATATTGTACGCCTCCTGCAGACACCCTAGACTTAAGACGCGAAGCGACTCTCTTGGCCAGTTCAGCAGGGAGATGGCCTCAACAACAGCAATCGCTACAGGATTGTTTGCCCATATACCGCCGTCAATGAGGGCGACACCATGCTGTGTAACGTGTTGCTTGAAATAGGAAGGAGCTGCTGATGTCGCCATAGCTACATCAACTGCGCTTGATTTGTAATCTGTTTTTAGCCGAGGATGATGTGCTGTTTTATAGATATAGACGGAATTAGCAACCGGATTCCAAGCTGGAATAAGTAACCGGGTTTTTGCTTCACCGATGCGTTTTTCCCCAAGCACATCATGAAGAACAGCTCGGAGAGGTTCAGAATTATACTTTCTTAGAAAACACCATTTAACTGCTCGGATTTTCCTGAGGAGAAAATTCAGAAACGGTCCATTATTTTTACCAAATACCTCATAACTTCTGTTTTCGTAAAAATTCAATAGTTGCGATGCTGAAACTCCCATGCTGAGACCAAGCGCAATGATTCCTCCTGTGGAACTTCCCGCAATTAGGTCGAAATACTTTCCAATAGGGTGATCAAGGTGTTTTTCCAGTTCAGCAAGAAATGCCGCAGGAAAAGTACCGAGGACTCCCCCTCCGTCAATACATAGGATTCGTTTTTTTGCTATTCCGGTATTTTCTTTCTTAACCCTGTTCAATTTTTCTTCTTGCGATCTTTGTTATTAGGTGCAACAGTAAAAAATACTTGAAAAAGGTCCCTGTTTCTTTTATAATGTTGACTGTTACAAGCTACATATTTTATTCTAAGGAAGTTATTTTTTTATTTTGTTTTAGCAAGCTAGCGCAGCATGTTGCCTAGTACAGACAACAGAATAATTGATCTTTTTTGCTTGTCAAGAATTTTCTCAAAATAATATAGAATGTCTTTTGGTTATGCTTTGAAAAAGTTTCGTGAAGGGCGTGGTTTAACCCTTCGAGAGCTTGGGAAACTGTGTGGAATAGACCATACCTATATCCATCGATTGGAAAAAGAAGAAAGGACTTCCCCATCGGAAGAAACTGTCGACTCTCTCATTAATACACTCAAGCTCCGTGGACGCAAGGCTCGCCTGTTGCGTTTTCTTGTTGGACAGACAGTCAGTGACCAGCTTGTTGAAGTCTTTCTAGAGGATGAAGAACGCCCCATAGAAATTTTTGAGTCTTTGGCCTTCATGAGCTTCAGAGGAAAACAACCTAAAACTAAAGAAGAATGGCGCAAGTGGGCTGAACGGCTGGAAGAGTTTATGAAGAATGAGCAAAGATAAAGCAAAAGAGCTTGAAATTGTTTTAAAGGCTCGCGATTTCATTAGAGAATCTGGAATAAATTCCGTGCCTGTTGATCTTAAGCGTTACTGTGCGGTTGCTAAGGCTAAAATTAAGGTTCGCTATGATCTCGATGATGAAGAATCAGGCCAGACTTTTCCCTTGAACAGTAAAAATATTATCACTGTTAACGGTAATCATACGGAAGAAAGGCAACGATTTACAGTTCTGCACGAGATTGGTCATATTATTCTGGAACTACCCTCAAGGCATCAAAATGGTTGTATAAAAACAACTGATTTGATCAGTTACAGGCAACGCCCAGAAGAAGAGGTCCTATGCGATATTTTTGCGGCGGAATGCCTCTTGCCGTATGATTTTTTCGAGAAGGATATTGAAGATGTTGACATATGTCTCGATACGATAAAGAACCTGTCAAAACGTTACAAAGCTTCTATACACTCTACAGGTTCCAGGTTTGCTGCTAATTGTGAAGGGCTTTGTTCTTTTGTTCTTATTGAAGAAGGTAAAATTCGCTATGTATCCAGTTCAAAATCTCTGCGTGAACTTAAGGGCTGGATTGACATCGGTGTGCCAGTTCCTCAAAACAGCGCAGCTTTTCAACTGATCAAAAATCGATCTGAGACTGAGCATTACGATGATGAAATTCCTACTGAGATTTGGTTCAACAATGGTATCGGAAATTACGATATGTTGTGTGAGGAAGCAATCTTTATAAAAGAATGGAATCAATGTCTTTCCATTCTTTGGTTTGATGAAAACTTGAGACCTGCAGGTGAAATCGAACCTTACGATGTTGATTATGGGGAATCGTCATTACCCAGAGAATTTGATGGAGTATTGACGTGGCCATCAAGAAGTCGGAGGAGATAAGCAGAGTTAAAAACTAGCTGTTTTACTTATTACGCCTAACAACTAAAGACATACTAAAAAAGAAAAATGTATACAGACTATACTGTTTCAGAAACAGACTCCCAAAATTGTCCTGATAACGGAAGACACTTCTGTAGATATTTTCAACTCCAAAACAGACGGTATTTAGGAAACAAATACAAGTTACTTGGATTTATTGAGAATGTAATTTCTCAAAAGTGCGAGTCGGTAGCCTCTTTGTGTGATATTTTTGCCGGTACCGGTGCAGTTTCTGAAAGATTCAATAGTTTGGAAGTTAAAATTATTTCCAATGATCTTCTTTTTGCTAACTATGTTTGCTTGAATGCGTTTTTAGGAATTGCCGGCTACCAGTTAGCAAATATTTTTGAAAAAATAGAATATCTTAATAGTCTGCCGAGCGATGAAGAAAACTATTTTTCGAAACACTTTGGTGGAACGTATTTCTCAGACGAGAACGCAAGGAAAATTGGAGCGGTACGCGAGGAAATAGAAAAAATCGCGGAAAATGAGGAGGAAAGAAACGTCCTGATTTGTTCGTTGCTTTATGCGGCGGATAAGGTTGCCAATACAGTGGGTCACTACGACGCTTTCCGTAAGAAGTTGGACATGCTACAGCCGGTAACTCTTCTGATTCCTTCTATTGACTATTCACGTAATTTGAACAACGAGATTTACAAGGAGGATGCAAACGTGCTGATTGAAAAGATTTCTTGCGATGTCTTGTATGTCGATCCACCATATAATTCACGTCAATACTCTGACGCATATCATCTTTTGGAAAATCTTGCGGAATGGAAGAAGCCCGAGGTTATTGGTGTAGGCAAGAAAATGGACCGTTCTCATATAAAGAGTGCCTATTGTCTCAAGGATGCAGCGACCGCGTTTGCAGACTTGGTCGAAAAGGCGAACTGTAACCATATTCTGCTTTCTTATAACAATACTGGTGATTCAAAGGATGGGCGCTCAAATGCAAGAATGAGTGATGATGAGATTCTCCAAATTCTGGATGATAAAGGAGAAATTGAAGTTTTTGAAAAGGATTACAAACCCTTTACAACGGGAAAGAGTAATGGAGAGAGCAACGCGGAACGAATTTTCTATTGCAGAGTAACGAAATAATGACGAAAAAACCTTGGTCGGTTACAACAACGGTACGAAACCCCGACAGATTAAGAGGCTTTTTGGCCGTTTTGCAAGAGCTTGAAGGCTCGGATTGGAACCATGAGAATCAGAAAAAGTATCAAATTCTTCTGATTCAATCTAGGCTATACGGTTACGGAAAACAGCAGTTTTACAACGGACTTACGGACGAACAAATTGAATTAATTGATAACCCGTCAACGGAGATTTCTTTTGAACAAGCAGAGGAGATTTTCGATGAGAAAAATTACGAAGATCCTCCAATGCGTGGAAGACAATCATTAAACCCTTTGAAAAAGTTCGGATTTGCTGTAATCAAAAATAGAAAAATATTTATTACGGACTTGGGAAGGTTGTTTTTACAGGATGATTTTAAAGATAATCTTGGAGAAATTTTTCTTAAAAGTTTCCTAAAGTGGCAATTACCGAATCCTGATAGTCAAGACTATCCAAAGGACACATATTACGATGTCAAGCCCTTTGTTGCCACGCTTCATTTAATTAACAAAGTAAATCAAAAAGAAATCGATTGTGACAACAAACCAAAAGGGCTCAGCAAACAGGAATTCTCTCTTTTTGTTCCAACACTACTGCACTACAAAGATATAGCTTTCTATGCCCAAAGAATCGTTGACTTGAGACGAGAAGGAACAACAAGAAGTGGGGTTGTTTCAGAAAGCTACAAAAAACAGTTTGCAGAGAAATTCCTGGAAACTGATAACCCCGAGGAAGTAGATAAGCTCCTAAAAAACCTGAAGGACTATGGGGATAATACCATTCGTTATTTTCGGTTAATTCCATATGTTTACATTCATGGTGGTGACTTCTATGTTGACTTGGAGCCGAGAAGAAAAATTGAAATCGAATCACTGCTCAATCATAACAACGCGCAGACAAAAAGCTTTGAGTCAAAAGAAGAATATTTTGCATATATATCTGATATTTCTAGACCACAGCTTCCTTGGGAGACTTTTGAGAAACGTATTGAGATTATTAAAGAGCTTATTGAGAAAGTACATCAATGCGAAAGAGTTTTGCAGAAGGAAAATATAGAGATCAGGAACTACTTGAAGATGCAAAATGATGAGTTGGGAGATTACATAACGGAATTAAGGAATTACAGACGATCATTGCTGGAAGAGAAAAATCGCAAAAAATCTCAATCAGTTGAACAAATTAAGTCTTGTATTAAAAACCTGAAAAATATTCATCATTCTGAAGGCGATCGCCCGATACTACTTGAGAAACTGGCTACACTCGGTTTACATGCACTTGATGACGCAAGGGAAATAAAACCCAATTAACCAGTCGGGGATGACAATGAACCGACTTTTACGGCCCCGGGAGATGTTCCAGACATTGAATGTTTTTATAAAAGCTTCAATGCAATTTGCGAAGTTACGATGTTAACCGGTCGGAATCAATGGTACTACGAAGGGCAGCCGGTGATGAGGCATTTCAGGGATTTTGAAGATGAGCACAAAGACAAACTATCTTACTGCGTGTTTATTGCCCCAAAGTTGCATAGAGATACCATCAATACTTTTTGGAATGCGGTAAAGTATGGATACGAAGGGCAACGGCAAAAAATAATTCCACTTTCAATTAGTAACTTTGTTTCTATTTTAAAATCCTTGCTTGATATGAAAACGAAACAAAAATCTTTGAGGCATGAAAATCTTTCTTCGCTGTATGACCAGATATTGTCCTCTACTAATTCTTTTAGTGATTCAAATGAATGGTTGGGAAGTATCAGAGCTACTATTTCCTCGTGGCAGAAAGACATCGCTTCGTAAATGCGAGGGCAGATATGAGAACGGGGATTATATACAATGGTGATTGCGTCAAAGTGATGAGAGAGAAAATCGATGAAAAATCCATCGATTTAATTTTCGCTGACCCTCCTTACAATCTTTCTGGAAGTGGCTTAAAATGGGAAGGAAACAAAACCGGCGGCAACTGGTACATGATCAATGAAAATTGGGACAAAATGACAGCTCCTGAGTATATGCAATTTACGAGACAGTGGATCAGTTCTTGTCATAGGGTTTTGAAGGATAACGGGTCAATTTACATTGCATGCAGTTATCACAATATAAGCGAGGTGATGATTGTATT
This region includes:
- a CDS encoding DNA adenine methylase yields the protein MYTDYTVSETDSQNCPDNGRHFCRYFQLQNRRYLGNKYKLLGFIENVISQKCESVASLCDIFAGTGAVSERFNSLEVKIISNDLLFANYVCLNAFLGIAGYQLANIFEKIEYLNSLPSDEENYFSKHFGGTYFSDENARKIGAVREEIEKIAENEEERNVLICSLLYAADKVANTVGHYDAFRKKLDMLQPVTLLIPSIDYSRNLNNEIYKEDANVLIEKISCDVLYVDPPYNSRQYSDAYHLLENLAEWKKPEVIGVGKKMDRSHIKSAYCLKDAATAFADLVEKANCNHILLSYNNTGDSKDGRSNARMSDDEILQILDDKGEIEVFEKDYKPFTTGKSNGESNAERIFYCRVTK
- a CDS encoding ImmA/IrrE family metallo-endopeptidase — its product is MSKDKAKELEIVLKARDFIRESGINSVPVDLKRYCAVAKAKIKVRYDLDDEESGQTFPLNSKNIITVNGNHTEERQRFTVLHEIGHIILELPSRHQNGCIKTTDLISYRQRPEEEVLCDIFAAECLLPYDFFEKDIEDVDICLDTIKNLSKRYKASIHSTGSRFAANCEGLCSFVLIEEGKIRYVSSSKSLRELKGWIDIGVPVPQNSAAFQLIKNRSETEHYDDEIPTEIWFNNGIGNYDMLCEEAIFIKEWNQCLSILWFDENLRPAGEIEPYDVDYGESSLPREFDGVLTWPSRSRRR
- the pyk gene encoding pyruvate kinase; amino-acid sequence: MKPFRKTKIICTAGPSTSSYEMLMKMYEAGMNAVRLNMSHGTHESHLGVIETVKSINREVGDSIALILDTQGPEIRTGVLQSDLHISEGDVITVSVRPDDVEESSIHINYEDIINEVQVGEKITVDNGLINLEVLKKDHGTMKCRVIDGGTMKSKRHVNLPGVKVNLPSITDKDKADIEFGARNGVDYIALSFVREAQDVFKLRELLGVDGEKIKIISKIEDQEGVRNVEEIVEASDAVMVARGDLGIEISIEELPDVQRVIVGKCQEKGKRVIVATHLLESMIDNPIPTRAEVTDVSNAVYEEVDALMLSGETTTGKHPVKSIEHLDKIALKAESLRSLQMGRLLVKQDLKQHIAASAVELAESVNAKCLVVITKKGLMAQLTTNCRPAKTPIHAVTFDSGIKRQLCLNRSVTAHLMEKSEDPEQRIQDAFGLLKEKQVLEQGDLVVLVSDVITTAGIDSIQLRDIA
- a CDS encoding helix-turn-helix domain-containing protein; translated protein: MSFGYALKKFREGRGLTLRELGKLCGIDHTYIHRLEKEERTSPSEETVDSLINTLKLRGRKARLLRFLVGQTVSDQLVEVFLEDEERPIEIFESLAFMSFRGKQPKTKEEWRKWAERLEEFMKNEQR
- a CDS encoding CBASS cGAMP-activated phospholipase translates to MNRVKKENTGIAKKRILCIDGGGVLGTFPAAFLAELEKHLDHPIGKYFDLIAGSSTGGIIALGLSMGVSASQLLNFYENRSYEVFGKNNGPFLNFLLRKIRAVKWCFLRKYNSEPLRAVLHDVLGEKRIGEAKTRLLIPAWNPVANSVYIYKTAHHPRLKTDYKSSAVDVAMATSAAPSYFKQHVTQHGVALIDGGIWANNPVAIAVVEAISLLNWPRESLRVLSLGCLQEAYNIPKRAGLGTLNSRIINLFMDGQSQGAMGIAKLLTGHEHERTAIYRVNQTVPYNTYKMDDTKTIQDLKGLGHSEGRSWQPSLEAIFFDKPVEAFKPYYKLED
- a CDS encoding nucleotidyltransferase — encoded protein: MRIDEARYSNFLNEVAGDLDISPVKYKDAVERYQAVAKWLEGGDYPGSCDSGLDIYPQGSFRLGTVTRPIRNGIEADYDIDLVCEIPLLKEWAKPEYVKQLVGDRLKEHDRYKRMLDEEGKRCWTLIYSEEDNVGFHLDVLPSVPYPKGYLNTAIAITNKFLSLYRWSISDPKGYGLWFDGRNKPAFDLVYAEQKKFIQNRVPEIYAKIEDVPDQLVRTPLQRTIQIMKRHRDIKFNNAERVDYAPISIIITTLSAYFYRNESDVYSALKNIVASLSAHVALFEGRALEPTLESISPIKRTPDGKWYIGNPVNPEENFADRWHEDNHARAEAFFMWLRCLQEDLVDILGKDNRNEVQRTLTSALGSVPVLGNLEQIVPPREIESPPKIHISRPRKPWRN